GAGGAAAGTAAAGCGAAGATTCAAAAACTTGAAGCAACGAATCAACAACTCGAAGAAAGGTTGAAGCTGATTGAAGAAAAATTAAAATAATTGAAAGGGGAAGAATGCAACTAAGGTTTCAGTTGTTCTATATTCCTTAAAATCAATACAGTTAATATGAAAAATGTATTACTCTTTGCAACTTTTTCCCTGATATTTAATCTTTCATCACTGGCCCAGGTAGCTATCAACTCTGATGGTTCCGATCCTGATAATTCAGCCATGCTGGATGTGAAATCCACTGACAAAGGATTTTTGCCACCACGCATGACAACCACTCAACGCAATGCTATTGCATCGCCAGCCACAGGTCTGGTAGTATTCGATACGGATTTTAACAGCCTTTTTACGCGCACCAGCACAGCCTGGGTACAGCTTGGTTCAGCCAGCACCTGGGGATTGACTGGTAATTCAGGCACTGATGCTACTACCAACTTTATCGGCACCACGGATAACCAGGATGTAATCATTAAAAGAAATAATGATAGGGCCGGATATATTGGAATATATAATACATCATTTGGTATAAGCTCTCTAAATCCTTCAAATACAGGGTTGTATAACACTGCCATCGGCGGAGGTTCACTCTTATCCAACACATCAGGAAATAATAATACGGCAGCAGGAAATGGCGCGCTTTTATTCAATACAACAGGATATAATAACACAGCTATTGGGGGAAACACTCTTCTTTCCAACACAAGCGGTTATAATAACACTGCTATTGGCAACCAATCACTCTACTCCAACACAACAGGAATTGATAACACTGCAAATGGAGTTAACGCACTTTTAGTTAACACAACTGGGAATGGTAATACTGCGAGTGGGAAGGATGCTCTTGCAAATAATATAACCGGTTTTTTTAACACTGCTAATGGCAATCAATCACTCTACTCCAACACAACGGGAAGTTATAACACTGCTAGTGGTTCATTTTCACTTTTTCATAACACTACAGGGATTCAAAACACGGCAATTGGCTACTATTCACTTGTCAACAACACAACAGGAAACAATAACACAGCAAATGGATACTACTCACTTAATAACAACACATCAGGAAATCAAAACACTGCGGTTGGCAACTATTCACTTAGTGACAACACAACGGGATATAGCAACACAGCCATCGGGGAGAGTTCACTTTTAAAAAACACAACCGGTTTTGCTAACTCTGCTGTTGGCAGCCATTCATTCACCTACAACACAACAGGAAGTTATAACACTGCTAATGGATTCTATTCACTTTATAATAATTCAAGTGGGATTGAAAATACGGCTGTTGGTGTCTATTCACTTTTTTACAACACAACTGGAAACAAAAACACAGCAAATGGTAGCAAGTCCCTTTATACCAACTCAACAGGAGTTCAGAACACAGCCATAGGCGAGTCTTCTCTTCATGCAAATACAACAGGCAATTATAATTCAGCACTCGGTTCAAATTCACTCATTTACAATACAACAGGTCAGCAAAATGTGGGTGCAGGTGTATCAGCTCTTCGTAATAACACAACAGGTGATTATAACACCTCAGTAGGGACAAATTCTTTATTTAACAGCACCAGCGGTTCTTATAACTGTGCTTTGGGTGAGTATTCCCTTTCGAACAACACCACTGGCTCCAATAACATTGGTATTGGGAATAACGCCCAGGTTCCCAGTGCGGTGGGAAACAACCAGGTTCGCATGGGTGACGGGTACATTTCGTATGCAGGAATCGAGGTCGGCTGGTCTATAACATCTGATAAAAGACTGAAGGCGGACATAAAGAAATCGAACCTTGGTCTGGATTTTATCAATACCCTGAATCCTGTATCCTATACACGCCTGAATGATGAAAATAAAAAAACAGAATATGGCTTTATTGCACAGGAGGTGGAAGCAGCTTTGACAGATGCCGGATCTGTGAATTCAGGCATTCTTACCGTTGATGATAAAGGATTCTACAGTATGCGCTATAATGACCTGATGGCACCCATGGTTAAAGCCATCCAGGAGTTGACCAAACAGAATGAAGAGCTCTTAAAACGAATAGAACAACTTGAAAATAAATAATCAATACTCCTATATCCTCTACTATGAAAAATCTATTTCTACTGGTATTGCTATTTTGTGGTATTGCTGCCGGCGCACAGGTTGCCGTAAATACCGATGGTTCCACCCCCGATAATTCAGCCATGCTGGATGTGAAATCCACCACCCAGGGATTCCTCTCACCCAGAATGACACTTGTTCAGCGCAATGCAATTATTAGTCCTGCAACAGGCCTGATGATCTTTCAAACTGATAACGTCCCCGGGTTTTACTATAACTCAGGAAGCAGTTCCACCCCGGTATGGGTAATGACAGGTACAGGTTCAGGATGGAGCTTGACTGGTAATAGCGGTACATCAAGTACTTCCAATTTCATTGGAACAACTGATAATGTAGCACTCTTATTCAGGGTTAACAACCAGAAAGCAGGTGGGATAGACCACAATTTATCAAATACTTCACTTGGATATCAGGCTTTAAATACGAATTCTACCGGGAATAGTAATATTGCTATTGGCAGGTCGGCTCTTCAACTCAATACCTACGGATCATTTAACTGCGCTACAGGAACAGATGCACTAGGTCAGAATACTTACGGAAGTTCAAACACGGCAAACGGCTTTGGTGCCCTGGCCAGTAATACAACTGGTGGTGTCAACACTGCTGTGGGTAATTATGCGCTACATTTTAGTACCACAGCATATTACAATACTGGAATTGGTGAATCATCTCTTTACCTAAATACAACAGGTGAAGATAATACGGCGATTGGATATAATGCTATGTATTACAATACCGTAGGAGATAACAACGTAGCAATTGGAGCAAGTGCCTTAAGTGATAACAAAGCAAATAGCTATAGTGTAGCTATAGGAACCTGGGCGATGGGGCATGCAGATAGCCGGATAACCGGCAGAGCAACCTATAATACCGCTATTGGATATCAAGCACTTCTTGGCAGTAATGTTTCTTCAAACAATACCGGACAATGGAATACAGCGACAGGCTATCAATCAATGTTGAATAACACTTCCGGTAGCGGGAATACCGCAACCGGAGTATCTTCATTATTATCAAATACTACAGGCTCAAATAATGCGGTTTATGGGGGCAATACATTGGCAACCAATACAACCGGCCAGGAAAATGCTGCCTTTGGCAACTGGGCAATGGAACTTAGTGAAACAGCAAATTATAATACAGCCTGTGGTTCACATGCATTAAGGTCAAATCTGTCTGGTAATTTCAATACTGCTGTCGGTCAGAATGCACTTTATTTTATTACATCAGGTGGATATAATACCGGCTTGGGTGAGAATGTTTATCCAATCTCCGGAATACTAAATAACTGGACAGGTATAGGTTCAAATGCAGGAAGTTCACTCAGTATAAGCAATTCAGTAGAACTGGGCAACACTTCCGTTACCCGTATCCAGGGCCAGGTACCAATGTCTTTATACAGCGATGAGCGTATCAAGGATAATATTGTTGCCAATGTACCCGGACTGGATTTCATCCTTAAACTTCGCCCGGTTACCTATAATCTGAACATCCACAGGCAAAATGAAATTCTGTACAAAGGCCAGAAGAATACCGAAGACTGGACTGGAAAGTACGATATCGAGAAAGTCAGAATGACAGGTTTCATTGCACAGGAAGTTGCTAAGGCATCAGCCGACATAGGCTATGATTTCAATGGGGTGGATAAACCGGAAACAGCTGATGGATTGTATAGCCTCAGGTATACAGAGTTTGTTATGCCACTGGTAAAGGCAGTGCAGGAACAACATGCCGTTATTGAATCTCAGAAATTTAAAGAATGAAGATCGCAGACTAGAGAAATTAGAAATGCTTATCTGCAGGTAATGACTTTCAACTGTTTTGTTTCAAAAAGAACCAAATTAAACTTTTATACGAACTTTTAGAAAAGACTTGAATGCAGAAACAAGCTATTTAGGAAAAGTTTTTATTTCTTTTTATGGCATTAGCCAATCAGCTTATGGCTCAGGTTGCCGTAAATACTGATGGTTCCGCCCCCGACAATTCAGCCATGCTGGATGTGAAATCCACCAGCAAGGGGTTGCTTATTCCCCGAATGACCCTGGCTCAACGCAATGCAATTATTAGTCCGGCAACAGGCCTGATGATCTTTCAAACTGATAACGTTCCCGGATTTTATTATAATTCAGCTTCCCCTGCAAGCCCGGCATGGGTTATGACAGGGACTGGCTCAGGATGGGGACTAAGTGGCAATAGCGGGACTTCTTCTAATACTAACTTTATAGGAACTACTGATAGTCAGCCTCTGATTTTTAAAGTTAACAATCAGAAGGCAGGTAAAGTAGAGTATAATACACAAAACACTTCATTTGGAACGCTAACGCTTAATGTTAACATGGGCGAAAACAATACAGCTGTAGGATATTATGCACTTAGTTCAAATGATAATGGTTATTTTAACACTGCAGTGGGATCAGAAGCTCTTAGTAACAATATTAGCGGAAATTCAAATACTGCTATTGGAAATAGCTCACTTGCTAACAACACTACCGGTGGTAAAAATACTGCTATTGGAGAACAAGCCCTCAGGTTAAATACTACAGGGGGCTATAATTCAGCCACTGGTTTTTATGCTCTCTTATCAAATACTACTGGATCTGATAATACCGCTTTTGGCTATGGAGCTTTGTATCATAATAAATCAAATAATCAAAGCACTGCAATAGGATACAATGCCATGTTTTATGCCGATAATAGAACAACAGGAAGAATTACCTATAATACCGCTATTGGATATGAAGCACTCAAAGGGAGTGCGAGTGCTGCAAATAATATTGGTCAATGGAATACAGCGGCAGGTTATCAATCAATGTTGAATAACACTTCAGGAAGCGGGAATACAGCAACCGGGGTATCTTCTTTATTAGCAAACACTACGGGCTCAAACAATGCGGTTTATGGCGGCAATACTTTGGCAACCAATACTGCCGGCCAGGAAAATGCTGCCTTTGGCAACTGGGCTATGGAACTGAATCAAACTGGTAATTATAATACTGCCTGTGGTTCTCACTCATTAAGATCAAACACAACTGGCTATTACAATACTGCTTTGGGATACCATGCATTGTATACAAATACCACGGGAAGCAACAATACCGGCATAGGTGAATATGCATTCCCAACTTCAACTGCAACTTCTAATTGGACAGGGATAGGGTCCAACGTAGGCAGTTCGCTCAGCATTAATAATTCTGTAGAACTGGGCAACACTTCCGTTACCCGGATCCAGGGCCAGGTCCCAATGTCAATATACAGCGATCAGCGTATCAAGGATAGTATTGTTGCCGATGTACCCGGACGGGAATGCATCCTGAAACTTCGCCCGGTTACCTATAATCTGCACATCCACAGGCAAAATGAAATTCTGTACAAAGGCCAGAAGAATACCGAAGACTGGACTGGAAAGTACGATATCGAGAAAGTCAGAATGACAGGTTTCATTGCCCAGGAAGTTGCTAAGGCATCAGCCGACATAGGCTATGATTTCAATGGGGTGGATAAACCGGAAACAGCTGATGGATTGTATGGGCTCAGGTATACTGAGTTTGTCATGCCATTGGTAAAGGCTGTGCAGGAGTTGAATGCCGTTAACGAAGAACAGAAAGTTCAGAATGATGAGCTGAAGCAAACCATTGTTTCTATGAGCGCCTCTATTGAAGAGATGAAGGCTCAGAATGAAAAGCTAATGCAAAGACTCGAAAAACTTGAATCCAAATAAGTCCTGTAAACAAGTAAGACCCATGAAAAATCTACTACTTATAATTCTCCTTTCCTTTGGATTAACGGTAGGCGCACAGGTTGCCATTAACACCGATGGATCTACCCCCGATAATTCAGCAATGCTGGATGTGAAATCCACCACCCAGGGATTTCTCTCTCCAAGAATGACCACTGCCCAGAAACTTGCCATTGCTTCACCTGCAACCGGACTTCTGGTTTTTGACACAGATTTGAATCAGTTTCAGGTATATACCGGAGCCACAGGCTGGATTTCACTGCTGGTTTCTTCTTCAGGATGGCTTACCACCGGAAATTCCGGCACCGTTGATGCGACAAATTTTATTGGTACTACGGATAACAAACCTTTGAATTTCAGGGTGTTTAATCAGAAAGCCGGCAGGATTGACAATGGATTGATGAATACCTTTCTGGGATATCAATCTGGAAATTCCAACACAATCGGTACAGTGAACACCTTTTTTGGATACCAGTCTGGTTTTGCCAACAACAGCGGAGGTAATAATTCAGCCTTTGGTAATCTTGCACTCAAATCGGACATAACAGGCAACCATAATACGGCAATCGGAAATGAAGCCCTTAACAGTGCAACCAGCGGACTAGGTGCAACGGCTATCGGCTCCAGGGCAATGTATTATGCGAACAGCAATGCGGGCTTAGGCACAGTTGCAAATGTTGCTGTCGGATTTGAAGCCTGCGCGGTTCGACTGCTCCTGCATCCAACACAGGCAACAACAATACGGCAATCGGCTTTCAATCCATGCTCAATAATACAATTGGTTCAAACAATGTAGGGCTTGGAACATCCACACTATTTAGTAACCAACTGGGAAGTCAGAATTCTTCAGTAGGATATAACTCCCAATATGCCAATACACAAGGCAGTAATAATAGTTCAGTGGGTTCCTACAGTCTGGCCTCCAACACAACCGGAGCAAGCAATACTGCTGTTGGACAGGCAGCGCTTTACTCCAATACAACCGGATCAAGTAACCTGGCTATCGGGCAAAATGCACTTTATTCATGTGTAACAGGGAGCTATGCCACAGCCGTCGGAACCAATGCAATGCAGTATGCGAATAATACAACCTCATCCTATAACAATTATAATACAGCATTAGGTTATGAAGCTTTAAGGGGATCAGTAACGGCATCTGCCAATACAGGCGGCGGAAATACAGCCTCAGGATACAGGTCGATGAGGACCATTACCACCGGGAATATGAACTCCGCCTTTGGACATGTGAGTATGTCAAATATCACAACAGGTTCATACAATCAGGCTTTTGGCTATCAAAGCCTGGGAAACAATACAACGGGTACCGACAATAATGCTTTCGGTGGCTATTCACTTGGTTTGAATACTTCCGGCATTGGCAATGTTGCTATTGGGAATAATGCAATGGGTCAAAATGTGACAGGGGGGCAGAATGTCTCAATGGGAATAAATTCCCTTTTTTGGAATGTTGCCGGATCACAGGCAACAGCTGTTGGAGCCTATGCCATGTCCAATGCCAGCAATTCAACTGTAGCTTTCAATAATTCAAACGTGGCTGTAGGATATAATGCGCTAAAAGGTTCAGATAATCCGGCATCTAATACAGGTAACTATAATGTTGCTATAGGGTCCAATTCATTAACTGTTACCTCAAGCGGAGGAAAAAATATTGCAGTCGGAACCTCCGCCCTGGGTGCCAACACTACCGGAAGCAGCAATATTGCTGCCGGGTACAATGCTCTTCAGTATAACCTGTCCGGCAACAATAATATAGCCGTCGGACCTCAAGCCCTTACCATGCTTAGCAGTGGAGGTCATAATATTGCAATTGGATCATTTGCTATGTATAATACCTCTACAAACAGCGGGAGCATTGCAATAGGAGACTCTGCACTCTTCCTGCTAAATGATGTGAACTCTGAGAAGTTTCTCACAGCAATTGGTAACAGAGCACTAAAAAATAACACCACTGGATCACACAACACAGCAATAGGAGACAAAAGCCTACCAACAATTACTCAGGTGTAGGGAATACTGCCTTAGGTGTCATTACATTACTGGCCAATCAGTCAGGGCACTATAATACTGCTGTAGGATTCAATGCCCTTTACGGAGTGACTGTACAGTCGAATAACACAGGCCTGGGAACTTCTGCAGGAGGAGCTATACTCAAGTTCAAATTCAACTTTTATTGGTGCAAGCAGTGGAACAAATTTAACGGGACTGCAAATAGCACAGCCTTGGGATATAGTGCTGTTGTGACAGCCTCCAGCCAGATCCGCATTGGGAATGTGGCAGTTACCAGCATTGGCGGATACGTCGGCTGGACCAATGTTTCAGATGGACGTTTCAAGAAGAATGTGAATGAAAATGTTGCCGGATTATCATTTATCAGCAAGTTAAAACCTGTAACCTATACCCTGGATCTCGAAGGAATTAATGCATTTCTGAAACCGGAAATGACAAGCAACCTGCAGGAAGCTGGCGATGATTCTGGCATTAAGGAAAAGGAACAGATTTACTACAGTGGATTCATTGCACAGGATGTAGAAAAGCTGCGCAGGAAACCGGGTATAATTTCAGTGGGGTGGATGCTCCGAAGAACGAAAAGGATCTGTATGGATTAAGATATTCGGAGTTTGTGGTTCCCCTAGTAAAAGCAGTGCAAGAGCTGAATAATACCAACCAGGAACAGAGTAAGATGATTAAAGAGCTACAGGCTGAGGTAGAATTGCTTAAAGCACAGATGCAACAAGCCGGGATAAGCAAATAGTTTTATTCTAAAAAGAGTTCGTGAAGAAGTCCGATTTTCTGAAGTCGGACTTCTTTGTATAGTATACCGAAGCTGAATAGGTTTGCGATCCGCCAACCGGCGGAGAAATTACTCTTCTCGGCATAAATCATTCTAATCAGCTTTGCGTTTGCAAACCTGCCAAGAATGAGTATAAATTAAAAGTTTATATTTATTTTTGTGCATATGTTTTTCCTTTAATACCAAAAACCCAATCTGGTTTCAAAGGGAACAGCTTTAAAAGTTCACATTTATAAATCCCCTCCAAACAAGAGGGCGAATTGATATTTATTAATACACATTTCATGAAAAAACTAATACTTACGCTTGGAGTTCTCATACTCTTGACCTTGTCAGCAAAAACACAGGTAGCGATTAATACTGATGGTGCAAGCCCTGATAATTCTGCCATGCTGGATGTTAAAGCCACAGATAAGGGTTTTCTTGTTCCCAGGATGACTCAGGCTCAGAAAACATCTGTTTCAAATCCTGCAACGGGGCTTATTATCTATCAAACCGATGGCTCCACAGGGCTCTACTATAATGCCGGGACAGCTGCAGTACCCGACTGGATTAAGGTTGGTTCAGGTAGCGGGCAATGGACAAGCAATGGCAGTAACCTATACTATAGTGCAGGAAATGTCGGGATTGGCACGAATGCCCCGTCAGCATTGCTGGAGGTTAATGGGGATGCTAAATTTAACGGGCATACAATTGGAAGAGGTGGTGGGAATATTTTAAATAACACCGCAATCGGAAGTCATGCTTTATACGATAACGAGACAGGGAGTAATAACATTGCTATAGGAAATGCTGCACTCCGTTTGAACAAGGCCGGTTCCCGGTCAGTCGCAATTGGTGCTAATGCATTGTATAAATCAAATAACCTGTTAACTCCCTATAACGCTGACAATATTGCGATAGGTTATTGCTCTATGTTAGGGCCATCATACATTGGAGGCAACATCACCGGTATTCAGAATACAGCTGTGGGTTCAGAGTCATTAGAAAGAATATCCTCAGGCTCTTCAAATGTGGCAGTAGGTTATACTGCAGGATATAACACCTCAAGTGGATTTCAGAACACTGCCGTCGGAGCCAGTTCTTTAACACAAAATGTAAATGGCTCGTATAATACAGCAATTGGCTATAATACTGGCCCAAATACATCGAACCTGTCCAATACAACCACCCTTGGTATCGATGCTTCTGCCACCGCTACCGACCAGGTTCGCATCGGCAATGTTTTTGTTAATTCTATCGGCGGCTATGTCAACTGGAGCAATATCTCCGATGGCCGCTTTAAGGAAAACCTGAGTGAAAATGTACCGGGGCTTTCCTTCATTACCCAGCTCCGTCCTGTTACCTACCGCCTGAACCGCAATGCCATCAATGCATATATCGGGGTTGATGCTGCATACAAAGGAGAGGCGATGAGTGGAATCACCTCTGGTTTTGTAGCCCAGGAAGTGGAGATGGCAGCTCAGCAATTGGGATATGATTTTTCAGGAGTGGATGCTCCGAAGAATGAGAAGGATGTGTATGCCCTGAGATATTCAGATTTTGTGGTGCCTTTGGTGAAGGCGGTGCAGGAACAGCAACAGCAAATCACAGATCTTAAAAATGACAATACAGAATTGAAATCAGTTATTGAAGAACTCAGAGCGATCAACCTTGCAATTGAGCAAAGGCTTAAAGCGCTTGAAAGCAATCCGGCGAAGTAATTATTATAATATCAATACAAACCAAAGATCTATATATCTGTTAGATTAACCATCAGAGCAATAGGGAGAAGAAGAAGGAAATGAACCTCCTTCTTTTTTCTTAAACTGGTCAGAAAATGAACCTGGCCAGAGTCACCAAACTTCCAAATCCCATATAAAAAACGCCAATGAAAAATCTCTTTATTATTGCTGCCCTTCTTCTTGGAATCAGCCTGCAGGCGCAGGTTTCAGTTAACACTGATGGCTCTGCTCCTGATAATTCAGCCATGCTGGATGTAAAAAGCAGTGATAAAGGGATACTGATACCCCGGATAACATTCGCACAGCGGAATGCCATTGTGAGTCCGGCTAACGGTTTAATGGTTTATCAGACGGATAATACACCCGGGTTTTATTACAATGCAGGAACATCTGCAAGCCCTGCATGGCAGATTGTAGGAACGGGCTCCGGATGGGGACTGGCTGGTAACAGCGGGACTGCTGCAGCATCCAA
This window of the Bacteroidales bacterium genome carries:
- a CDS encoding tail fiber domain-containing protein, with the protein product MKNVLLFATFSLIFNLSSLAQVAINSDGSDPDNSAMLDVKSTDKGFLPPRMTTTQRNAIASPATGLVVFDTDFNSLFTRTSTAWVQLGSASTWGLTGNSGTDATTNFIGTTDNQDVIIKRNNDRAGYIGIYNTSFGISSLNPSNTGLYNTAIGGGSLLSNTSGNNNTAAGNGALLFNTTGYNNTAIGGNTLLSNTSGYNNTAIGNQSLYSNTTGIDNTANGVNALLVNTTGNGNTASGKDALANNITGFFNTANGNQSLYSNTTGSYNTASGSFSLFHNTTGIQNTAIGYYSLVNNTTGNNNTANGYYSLNNNTSGNQNTAVGNYSLSDNTTGYSNTAIGESSLLKNTTGFANSAVGSHSFTYNTTGSYNTANGFYSLYNNSSGIENTAVGVYSLFYNTTGNKNTANGSKSLYTNSTGVQNTAIGESSLHANTTGNYNSALGSNSLIYNTTGQQNVGAGVSALRNNTTGDYNTSVGTNSLFNSTSGSYNCALGEYSLSNNTTGSNNIGIGNNAQVPSAVGNNQVRMGDGYISYAGIEVGWSITSDKRLKADIKKSNLGLDFINTLNPVSYTRLNDENKKTEYGFIAQEVEAALTDAGSVNSGILTVDDKGFYSMRYNDLMAPMVKAIQELTKQNEELLKRIEQLENK
- a CDS encoding tail fiber domain-containing protein, whose product is MKNLFLLVLLFCGIAAGAQVAVNTDGSTPDNSAMLDVKSTTQGFLSPRMTLVQRNAIISPATGLMIFQTDNVPGFYYNSGSSSTPVWVMTGTGSGWSLTGNSGTSSTSNFIGTTDNVALLFRVNNQKAGGIDHNLSNTSLGYQALNTNSTGNSNIAIGRSALQLNTYGSFNCATGTDALGQNTYGSSNTANGFGALASNTTGGVNTAVGNYALHFSTTAYYNTGIGESSLYLNTTGEDNTAIGYNAMYYNTVGDNNVAIGASALSDNKANSYSVAIGTWAMGHADSRITGRATYNTAIGYQALLGSNVSSNNTGQWNTATGYQSMLNNTSGSGNTATGVSSLLSNTTGSNNAVYGGNTLATNTTGQENAAFGNWAMELSETANYNTACGSHALRSNLSGNFNTAVGQNALYFITSGGYNTGLGENVYPISGILNNWTGIGSNAGSSLSISNSVELGNTSVTRIQGQVPMSLYSDERIKDNIVANVPGLDFILKLRPVTYNLNIHRQNEILYKGQKNTEDWTGKYDIEKVRMTGFIAQEVAKASADIGYDFNGVDKPETADGLYSLRYTEFVMPLVKAVQEQHAVIESQKFKE
- a CDS encoding tail fiber domain-containing protein; amino-acid sequence: MALANQLMAQVAVNTDGSAPDNSAMLDVKSTSKGLLIPRMTLAQRNAIISPATGLMIFQTDNVPGFYYNSASPASPAWVMTGTGSGWGLSGNSGTSSNTNFIGTTDSQPLIFKVNNQKAGKVEYNTQNTSFGTLTLNVNMGENNTAVGYYALSSNDNGYFNTAVGSEALSNNISGNSNTAIGNSSLANNTTGGKNTAIGEQALRLNTTGGYNSATGFYALLSNTTGSDNTAFGYGALYHNKSNNQSTAIGYNAMFYADNRTTGRITYNTAIGYEALKGSASAANNIGQWNTAAGYQSMLNNTSGSGNTATGVSSLLANTTGSNNAVYGGNTLATNTAGQENAAFGNWAMELNQTGNYNTACGSHSLRSNTTGYYNTALGYHALYTNTTGSNNTGIGEYAFPTSTATSNWTGIGSNVGSSLSINNSVELGNTSVTRIQGQVPMSIYSDQRIKDSIVADVPGRECILKLRPVTYNLHIHRQNEILYKGQKNTEDWTGKYDIEKVRMTGFIAQEVAKASADIGYDFNGVDKPETADGLYGLRYTEFVMPLVKAVQELNAVNEEQKVQNDELKQTIVSMSASIEEMKAQNEKLMQRLEKLESK
- a CDS encoding tail fiber domain-containing protein; translation: MTVQSNNTGLGTSAGGAILKFKFNFYWCKQWNKFNGTANSTALGYSAVVTASSQIRIGNVAVTSIGGYVGWTNVSDGRFKKNVNENVAGLSFISKLKPVTYTLDLEGINAFLKPEMTSNLQEAGDDSGIKEKEQIYYSGFIAQDVEKLRRKPGIISVGWMLRRTKRICMD
- a CDS encoding tail fiber domain-containing protein; its protein translation is MKKLILTLGVLILLTLSAKTQVAINTDGASPDNSAMLDVKATDKGFLVPRMTQAQKTSVSNPATGLIIYQTDGSTGLYYNAGTAAVPDWIKVGSGSGQWTSNGSNLYYSAGNVGIGTNAPSALLEVNGDAKFNGHTIGRGGGNILNNTAIGSHALYDNETGSNNIAIGNAALRLNKAGSRSVAIGANALYKSNNLLTPYNADNIAIGYCSMLGPSYIGGNITGIQNTAVGSESLERISSGSSNVAVGYTAGYNTSSGFQNTAVGASSLTQNVNGSYNTAIGYNTGPNTSNLSNTTTLGIDASATATDQVRIGNVFVNSIGGYVNWSNISDGRFKENLSENVPGLSFITQLRPVTYRLNRNAINAYIGVDAAYKGEAMSGITSGFVAQEVEMAAQQLGYDFSGVDAPKNEKDVYALRYSDFVVPLVKAVQEQQQQITDLKNDNTELKSVIEELRAINLAIEQRLKALESNPAK